From the Anguilla rostrata isolate EN2019 chromosome 12, ASM1855537v3, whole genome shotgun sequence genome, the window TTACTGAACTGGAAGACCACAGATATTTATACTTCACAAGTTTCCTGTTATTGTTCATGCTTATGGTATTAACAAATTTAATTCTCATTACAGTAATTTACATTGACAGAGGTCTCCATGAAcccatgtattttttaatatgtaatttagCAATGAATGGAATTTATGGCAGTTTATCTTTATTCCCATCGGTACTTGTTAATTTAATGTCTCATACTTATGAAATATCTCTGACTGCTTGCCTTTTACAGATCTtttgtatacacacatatgctgCAGTTGAATTTAGTAGTTTAGCCGTAATGGGCTATGACCGGTTCGTTGCCATTTGTCATCCATTACACTATCACCAATTAATGTCTCATAGAAAAGTGTGCACCCTTATGGCATTATCCTGGATTTATCCTTGCATTCTTTTTGGACTTTATTTCACATTAACTGTACAGCGGACATTTTGTGCCAGGATCATAGAAAAAGTGTATTGTGTGAATTTTGAATTA encodes:
- the LOC135236407 gene encoding olfactory receptor 1M1-like — protein: MENVSVVTSFILQPFTELEDHRYLYFTSFLLLFMLMVLTNLILITVIYIDRGLHEPMYFLICNLAMNGIYGSLSLFPSVLVNLMSHTYEISLTACLLQIFCIHTYAAVEFSSLAVMGYDRFVAICHPLHYHQLMSHRKVCTLMALSWIYPCILFGLYFTLTVQRTFCARIIEKVYCVNFELVKLSCFETTIQSKVGFIVTIFVIVPQLIMILFSYAQILRICLLASKESQAKAIQTCTPHILAVINNAVGILFEIMQTRFNVSHIPNKALIFMSLYVMIFPPLFNPVIYGISIQTIRAQIVKLFSAK